A stretch of the Aminipila terrae genome encodes the following:
- a CDS encoding GNAT family N-acetyltransferase, protein MIRKAVPEDVVIIEQIYNEILEKEEKTISYTNWQKGLYPTIKTAQNALEAGTLFVGEEEDKTLYGCVVLNHIQPKEYKNISWNIDHVNENEVLVIHTLCIRPLNAGQGRGNEFVAFAEKHGNEIGCKVIRLDTYEKNTPAARLYGKLGIHM, encoded by the coding sequence ATGATAAGAAAAGCTGTACCAGAAGATGTAGTTATAATAGAACAAATTTATAATGAAATTCTGGAAAAGGAAGAAAAAACAATTTCATATACCAATTGGCAGAAAGGTCTTTATCCCACTATAAAAACTGCACAAAATGCTTTAGAGGCAGGAACTTTATTTGTGGGAGAAGAGGAGGATAAAACTTTATACGGATGTGTAGTTCTTAATCACATACAACCCAAAGAATATAAAAACATCTCATGGAACATAGATCATGTAAATGAAAATGAAGTTTTAGTTATTCATACCTTGTGTATAAGGCCTCTCAATGCAGGACAGGGAAGGGGCAATGAATTTGTAGCTTTTGCAGAAAAGCATGGCAATGAAATAGGATGCAAAGTCATAAGACTGGATACTTATGAGAAAAATACACCTGCAGCCAGATTGTATGGTAAGCTGGGTATACATATGTAG
- the recQ gene encoding DNA helicase RecQ, with protein sequence MTKHEALKKYFGYSSFREGQEELIDSILQGRDTIGVMPTGAGKSICYQVPGVMLEGITLVISPLISLMKDQVGALNQAGIRAAYLNSSLTQGQFRKALQLAKEGTYKIVYVAPERLESEEFLDFALQIKVSMLCIDEAHCISQWGQDFRPSYLKILNFIEKLPEKPVISAFTATATKTVREDIIRILKVKDFTLLVTGFDRSNLYFAVKKPKNKFGFVEKYVEDNCEKSGVIYCATRKNVEEVCYKLQSVGLPVTRYHAGLSDEERKQNQEDFIFDRKPIMVATNAFGMGIDKSNVRYVIHYNMPKNIESYYQEAGRAGRDGEPAECILLYGGQDVITNQFFIENNRDNSELDQETIEMVKQQDRQRLKKMTFYCATNECLREYILNYFGEGSGNYCGNCSNCHTEFQEEDVTEIAEAIAGCIQECERAYGMNTMAQTLHGSNVDMIRRYRLNENSYYGLLGKISIARIRQVMNYLVLEKVLYLSDGEYPVVKLNSEQDFIKPVIMKIAKESDHTNIAKTEIRKKLKSGEAEYDFELFELLRELRLEISKEIGLPPYIIFADKTLKYMARTLPETKEQMLEVSGVGEVKFVRYGQKFLELIAKYKHK encoded by the coding sequence ATGACAAAGCATGAGGCATTAAAAAAATATTTTGGATATAGTAGTTTTAGAGAGGGACAGGAAGAATTGATTGATAGCATTTTACAGGGCAGGGACACCATTGGGGTGATGCCCACAGGGGCAGGAAAATCTATATGCTATCAAGTTCCAGGAGTAATGTTAGAGGGTATTACCTTGGTCATATCTCCGCTTATTTCCCTTATGAAAGATCAGGTAGGGGCGTTGAATCAAGCGGGAATAAGGGCGGCATATTTGAATAGCTCACTAACTCAGGGGCAATTTAGAAAGGCCTTACAGTTAGCTAAAGAAGGAACTTACAAAATCGTGTATGTTGCCCCTGAAAGGCTTGAATCAGAAGAATTTTTAGATTTTGCGTTACAGATTAAAGTGTCTATGCTATGTATTGATGAAGCACATTGTATATCCCAATGGGGACAGGACTTTAGACCTAGTTATTTAAAAATTCTTAATTTTATTGAGAAATTGCCAGAGAAACCTGTGATAAGTGCATTTACAGCCACGGCTACCAAGACGGTCAGAGAAGATATAATACGTATTTTAAAGGTAAAAGATTTTACACTTTTAGTTACTGGATTCGATAGGAGCAATTTATATTTCGCAGTAAAAAAGCCAAAAAATAAATTTGGATTTGTTGAAAAATATGTAGAAGATAATTGTGAAAAGAGTGGGGTTATTTACTGTGCCACCAGAAAAAATGTTGAAGAGGTGTGCTATAAGCTGCAATCTGTTGGATTGCCAGTAACAAGATATCATGCTGGATTATCTGATGAAGAGCGGAAGCAGAATCAAGAGGATTTTATTTTTGATCGAAAACCTATTATGGTAGCTACCAACGCTTTTGGTATGGGAATAGATAAATCAAATGTCAGATATGTTATTCACTACAATATGCCTAAAAATATTGAAAGTTATTATCAGGAAGCTGGACGTGCAGGAAGAGACGGTGAGCCTGCAGAGTGTATTTTGCTTTATGGAGGGCAAGATGTTATAACCAATCAGTTTTTTATTGAGAATAACCGAGATAATAGTGAACTTGATCAGGAAACTATAGAGATGGTAAAGCAGCAAGACCGGCAGAGGCTGAAGAAAATGACGTTTTATTGTGCTACAAATGAATGTCTTCGTGAATATATATTAAATTACTTTGGCGAGGGCAGTGGCAATTATTGTGGTAATTGTTCCAATTGTCATACTGAATTTCAAGAAGAGGATGTAACGGAAATTGCAGAGGCTATAGCTGGGTGTATACAAGAATGTGAAAGAGCGTATGGAATGAATACTATGGCTCAGACTTTGCATGGAAGTAATGTTGACATGATAAGAAGGTACAGGCTGAATGAAAATAGTTATTATGGTTTACTGGGGAAGATTTCTATTGCACGTATAAGGCAAGTTATGAACTACCTGGTGCTTGAAAAAGTATTATATTTATCAGACGGTGAATATCCTGTTGTTAAATTGAATAGTGAACAGGATTTTATAAAGCCTGTTATAATGAAAATTGCAAAAGAATCTGATCATACCAATATAGCCAAGACAGAAATCAGGAAAAAATTAAAGTCAGGAGAGGCAGAATATGATTTTGAATTATTTGAACTTCTCAGAGAACTAAGGCTTGAAATTTCTAAGGAAATTGGGCTGCCACCCTATATAATATTTGCGGATAAAACATTAAAATATATGGCAAGAACTTTACCCGAAACAAAAGAACAGATGTTGGAAGTTTCAGGAGTAGGAGAAGTCAAGTTTGTGCGTTATGGGCAGAAATTTTTGGAACTTATAGCTAAATACAAACATAAATAA
- a CDS encoding ATP-dependent nuclease encodes MKFEAIAIRNFKSVRELNIEKLENASILIGKNSTGKTVIIDAILAVCQMYKICIRNFNEQENNIEIDVKLSIDEEDLRLLHKQGKVSKYKRWELWIADFTNKLPSFKDGMVSFTFIANKQGSFRYYDGFKKDNKYIIQILPKLYYIDHTRNLEEIQADILMTRSHETALSELRANKCIFDGTKNCNECFQCIGVIEKKQPNQLSIFETEKLLEYKLVNLDMDNFIERLNYYFNKNSGLPYSLIYQFNFDVGALFKMNVMMYQKQNDEIEWTKNMSDGMKSIYIFSLLEAYLEIEEKMPCIILIEDPEMFLHPQLQKIASEILYRLSLKNQVIFSTHSPNMVFNFNTRQIKQVKLDKDGYTVLKEQNDISRILDDLGYSANDLMNVSFVFIVEGKQDRNRLPLLLNKYYSEIYDDAGRLHRISIITTNSCTNIKTYANLKYINQLYLKDQFVMIRDGDGKDKKELQEQLCNYYKLREAEDIGNLPKVLPRNVLVLNYYSFENYFLDPAVMAQIGVVASEEEFYDILFEKYQEYLYRMTSFKNLYEKTGVVINSKQDIKDNMDLIRIYGRGHNLFDIFYGRYKDDKENEILKKYIDVAPRENFKDILDAIDSFIYFSNRKI; translated from the coding sequence ATGAAATTTGAGGCTATTGCTATTCGGAATTTTAAATCAGTCAGAGAACTGAATATTGAAAAACTGGAAAATGCCAGCATTCTCATTGGGAAAAACAGTACTGGTAAAACTGTCATTATTGATGCTATCCTGGCCGTGTGTCAGATGTATAAAATCTGCATACGTAATTTTAATGAGCAGGAAAACAATATTGAAATTGATGTTAAGCTTTCTATTGATGAGGAAGATTTACGTTTACTTCATAAACAGGGGAAGGTGAGTAAATACAAAAGATGGGAACTCTGGATTGCGGATTTTACCAATAAGCTTCCTTCTTTCAAAGATGGAATGGTATCTTTTACTTTTATTGCTAATAAACAGGGAAGCTTCAGGTATTATGATGGTTTTAAGAAAGATAATAAGTATATCATACAGATATTGCCTAAACTTTACTATATAGATCATACTAGAAATCTGGAAGAAATACAGGCAGATATTTTAATGACCCGGAGTCATGAAACAGCCCTTAGTGAACTAAGGGCAAATAAGTGTATTTTTGATGGTACAAAAAATTGTAATGAGTGCTTTCAATGTATTGGGGTCATTGAAAAAAAACAGCCCAACCAGTTGAGCATATTTGAAACAGAAAAACTTTTGGAATATAAACTGGTTAATCTTGATATGGACAATTTTATTGAGAGGCTGAATTATTATTTTAATAAGAACAGCGGACTGCCTTATTCATTAATATATCAGTTTAATTTTGATGTAGGTGCATTATTTAAGATGAATGTCATGATGTACCAGAAACAAAATGACGAGATTGAGTGGACCAAGAATATGAGTGATGGCATGAAAAGTATTTATATTTTTTCGCTGCTTGAAGCTTATCTGGAAATTGAGGAAAAAATGCCGTGCATTATATTGATAGAGGATCCGGAGATGTTTCTTCACCCACAATTACAAAAGATAGCCAGCGAAATTTTATACCGGCTGTCTTTGAAAAACCAGGTTATTTTTTCAACTCATTCACCCAATATGGTTTTTAATTTTAATACACGTCAGATAAAACAGGTTAAACTGGATAAAGATGGATACACTGTTTTAAAAGAACAAAACGATATAAGCAGGATTTTAGATGATCTGGGATATAGTGCAAATGATCTGATGAACGTAAGTTTTGTGTTCATAGTAGAAGGTAAGCAGGATAGAAATCGGCTTCCACTGCTATTAAATAAGTATTACTCAGAAATTTATGACGATGCAGGAAGACTTCATAGAATTTCCATTATTACCACCAACAGCTGCACCAACATCAAGACGTATGCAAACCTTAAATACATCAACCAGTTATATTTAAAAGATCAGTTTGTAATGATACGTGATGGGGACGGAAAAGATAAGAAAGAACTTCAGGAACAACTTTGCAATTATTATAAATTAAGAGAAGCAGAGGATATAGGAAATCTGCCAAAGGTTCTCCCAAGAAATGTACTAGTGTTGAACTATTACTCCTTTGAAAATTATTTTCTTGATCCTGCTGTGATGGCTCAGATTGGCGTGGTAGCCAGTGAAGAAGAATTTTATGATATTTTATTTGAAAAATATCAGGAATATCTGTATCGAATGACCAGTTTTAAAAATTTATATGAAAAAACAGGGGTTGTTATAAACAGCAAGCAGGATATTAAAGATAATATGGATCTCATACGGATTTATGGGAGAGGTCATAACCTCTTTGATATTTTCTATGGCAGATATAAAGATGATAAAGAAAATGAAATCTTGAAAAAATATATTGATGTGGCACCAAGAGAAAATTTTAAAGACATTTTAGATGCTATTGACAGTTTTATTTATTTCAGCAACAGAAAAATATGA
- a CDS encoding AAA family ATPase, with protein MIFINGFDISNNKIPNTNAYPYNVFEHKDCGHLNFDSITILYGNNASGKSTLLNTIANKLKLPGAESIRGDLLYFNQFIDECDFTFGDNELGQSFQVLPSHSRYIKSEDIMYEVKKIQQDAILKQGHLYQKALDGMTLNEREQYGNSWDCEKRLDEIRFALEKYSNGEATLQVLEDSIYSDSLYLLDEPEMSLSPQNQVLLAEKINEWARYLSCQFIIATHSPFLLCTLDAKIYNLDTKDFQVCHWSSLENVKFFYNFFKQNESEFI; from the coding sequence ATGATTTTTATAAATGGATTTGATATCTCTAACAATAAGATACCTAATACAAATGCTTACCCATATAATGTATTTGAACATAAGGACTGCGGACACCTGAATTTTGATTCCATTACCATTTTATATGGAAATAATGCTTCGGGTAAATCCACGCTGCTAAATACCATAGCAAATAAATTAAAGCTTCCAGGTGCTGAGAGTATAAGAGGTGATTTATTATACTTTAATCAGTTTATAGATGAATGTGATTTTACTTTTGGGGATAATGAGCTTGGACAGAGTTTTCAAGTACTTCCATCCCACAGCAGATATATAAAAAGTGAAGACATCATGTATGAGGTTAAGAAAATACAGCAGGATGCTATTCTGAAACAGGGTCATCTGTATCAAAAGGCTTTAGATGGTATGACTCTAAATGAACGTGAACAATACGGAAACTCATGGGATTGTGAAAAACGTCTGGATGAGATTCGTTTTGCTTTGGAAAAATACTCAAATGGAGAAGCTACCTTACAGGTTTTAGAAGATAGTATTTATTCTGATTCCCTTTATTTATTAGATGAGCCTGAAATGTCTCTTTCTCCGCAGAACCAGGTACTTCTGGCAGAAAAAATAAATGAGTGGGCAAGATACCTGTCATGCCAGTTTATCATTGCCACTCATTCACCATTCCTTCTTTGCACCTTAGACGCAAAGATTTATAACTTAGATACAAAAGATTTTCAGGTCTGCCATTGGAGCAGCCTTGAAAATGTTAAATTCTTTTATAACTTTTTTAAACAGAATGAATCTGAATTTATTTAG
- a CDS encoding cadherin-like beta sandwich domain-containing protein codes for MKKFFAILLVISLLITSSNIAFASSSADKSLNKLSVSKSKSTSSSKVYDLFPEFDPKVADYYVFLPEDTDSAYLYVKPDNSKYKVYCDGKEVNDDDDYYYYKKNISNKDVVKIVVRDRDDNKLDTYTVTFFCGDKNDNDEAYLDSLSMREKSDKDSYSKVSLDKDFDKKEKDYKVSIKQNDYDSVRIYAEARDSKAHVIINGIIMDDDYLDFKVSKGKNEFKITVIAENCEDSQKYTLTVNYDSKDTDTQKAEAVISSLSVKDSSGNTISLSPVFNAGKKNYTANVGNHIQTASFFMTAGTNAKIFLNNTELNNSTWSQNYTLNEGPNNFAITVYLTSDSYDIKNYSVSIYKHAKKLESLVSVQNLNLNGTAKQLNAYNISGSNFVKLRDIASILSGTNKQFSIGYNEATNAISLLSGGYYTANGQENKPLKPSKDIMISIQPVTLDNQATTMTAYNIDGNNFVMLRDLALLLNFGLSYNSATDTIQITTSSNYSIN; via the coding sequence ATGAAAAAATTTTTTGCTATTTTACTTGTTATATCGCTTTTAATAACCAGTAGCAACATAGCCTTTGCATCCAGTTCAGCTGATAAATCGTTGAACAAGCTGTCCGTAAGTAAAAGCAAGAGTACAAGCTCGAGCAAAGTATATGATTTATTTCCGGAATTTGATCCGAAGGTTGCAGATTATTATGTATTTTTGCCTGAGGATACAGATTCTGCCTATCTATATGTAAAACCGGATAACAGCAAATATAAAGTGTACTGTGATGGCAAAGAAGTAAATGACGATGATGATTATTACTATTATAAAAAGAATATCTCAAATAAAGATGTGGTAAAAATTGTTGTCCGGGACAGGGACGACAATAAACTGGATACTTATACCGTTACTTTCTTTTGTGGCGATAAAAATGACAACGACGAAGCTTATCTGGATTCTTTATCCATGAGAGAAAAAAGTGACAAGGATTCTTACAGTAAAGTATCATTGGACAAAGACTTTGACAAGAAAGAAAAAGATTATAAAGTTTCAATCAAGCAAAATGATTATGATTCAGTCAGAATTTATGCAGAAGCCAGAGATTCAAAAGCTCATGTAATCATCAATGGAATAATCATGGATGATGATTATCTGGATTTTAAAGTATCAAAGGGTAAAAATGAGTTTAAGATAACAGTAATCGCTGAGAACTGTGAGGATTCCCAGAAATATACTCTTACTGTTAATTATGACAGTAAAGATACAGATACTCAGAAAGCTGAAGCAGTTATTTCATCATTAAGTGTAAAAGACAGTAGCGGGAACACCATTTCCTTAAGCCCTGTTTTTAATGCAGGAAAGAAAAACTATACAGCAAATGTTGGAAATCACATTCAGACCGCCAGTTTTTTCATGACAGCTGGGACTAATGCTAAAATATTTCTGAACAACACAGAACTGAATAATTCTACATGGAGCCAGAATTATACTCTAAATGAAGGGCCAAATAATTTTGCCATTACTGTATATCTTACAAGTGATTCTTATGACATTAAAAACTATAGTGTGAGCATTTATAAACATGCTAAAAAACTGGAATCTCTGGTTAGTGTTCAGAACTTAAATTTAAATGGAACGGCAAAACAACTGAATGCTTATAACATCAGTGGAAGTAATTTTGTAAAATTACGAGATATAGCCAGTATCCTTTCCGGAACAAATAAACAGTTCTCTATAGGATATAATGAAGCTACAAATGCCATATCACTTCTGTCAGGTGGATATTATACGGCAAATGGGCAGGAAAACAAGCCATTAAAGCCGTCGAAAGATATTATGATATCCATACAGCCGGTTACACTGGATAATCAGGCTACAACGATGACCGCATATAACATAGATGGAAACAACTTTGTTATGCTTAGAGATTTAGCATTGCTTTTGAATTTCGGTTTGTCCTATAATTCTGCTACAGACACAATACAAATAACAACAAGCAGTAATTATAGTATCAATTAA
- a CDS encoding CCA tRNA nucleotidyltransferase has translation MESDLGGNVVINVPVDVEKIINRLEEKGFEAYAVGGCVRDSLLGSKPSDWDLCTSARPEQVIECFEGYHIIETGLKHGTITVRLNGQSYEITTYRVDGEYLDNRRPENVTFVSSLKEDLARRDFTINAMAYNSNKGLADYFQGCKDLENRVIQCVGSAEERFKEDALRIIRALRFASVLEFNLEQETAESIHKNRELLNKIAKERINTELGKLLCGKGVSQILKAYSDVLGTILPEILPMIDCQQNNPHHQYDVWNHTVAALKNSENDLTIRLAVLLHDVGKPECYTCDSDGIGHFYSHGEFGAKEADRILRNLKFSNQVISDVCQLIKYHDADINDNDRFIKKWLNKIGEVQFKRLLQVKYADVMGQSDYLREHKLKKLKAIESNMKRVLSEKQCFSLKQLAVNGEDLMEAGIHDGKKIGEVLEGLLEQVMDNQLKNTKDILIYTAKNM, from the coding sequence ATGGAGTCGGATTTAGGAGGAAATGTGGTTATTAATGTACCAGTTGATGTAGAAAAAATAATAAACAGGTTAGAAGAAAAAGGGTTTGAAGCATATGCCGTAGGCGGATGTGTCCGTGATAGTCTGCTGGGGAGTAAACCTAGTGATTGGGATTTATGTACATCTGCAAGACCGGAGCAGGTTATTGAATGCTTTGAAGGGTATCATATCATTGAGACAGGGTTAAAACATGGAACCATCACTGTCAGACTCAATGGGCAATCCTATGAGATTACCACTTATAGAGTTGATGGAGAATATTTAGATAACAGAAGACCGGAAAATGTGACATTTGTAAGCTCCCTGAAGGAAGACTTAGCCAGAAGAGACTTTACCATTAACGCTATGGCGTACAATTCTAATAAAGGGCTGGCTGATTACTTTCAAGGATGTAAAGACTTGGAAAACCGTGTTATCCAATGTGTGGGCAGTGCAGAGGAAAGGTTTAAAGAGGATGCACTTAGAATCATCAGAGCCCTTAGATTTGCATCAGTCCTTGAATTTAATCTGGAACAGGAAACGGCTGAAAGCATACACAAAAACCGGGAGCTTTTGAATAAAATTGCAAAAGAAAGAATTAATACTGAATTAGGGAAGCTTCTTTGTGGCAAAGGAGTATCACAAATTTTGAAAGCATACAGTGACGTATTAGGGACTATTTTGCCTGAAATCCTGCCGATGATTGATTGTCAGCAAAATAACCCTCATCATCAGTATGATGTATGGAATCACACCGTTGCTGCATTAAAAAATTCAGAGAATGATCTGACTATAAGACTAGCCGTCCTTTTACATGATGTGGGGAAACCAGAGTGCTACACCTGCGACAGTGACGGGATTGGACATTTTTACAGTCATGGAGAATTTGGAGCTAAAGAAGCGGACAGAATTTTAAGGAATCTTAAATTTAGTAACCAGGTCATCAGTGATGTGTGTCAGTTGATAAAGTATCATGATGCAGATATAAATGACAATGACAGGTTTATAAAAAAATGGCTGAACAAAATAGGTGAAGTTCAGTTTAAAAGATTGTTACAGGTGAAATATGCTGATGTTATGGGTCAGTCCGATTATCTAAGAGAACACAAGCTGAAAAAACTGAAGGCCATAGAGAGTAATATGAAGCGGGTTTTAAGTGAAAAACAGTGCTTTAGTTTAAAGCAGCTGGCAGTAAATGGAGAAGATTTAATGGAAGCTGGTATTCACGATGGGAAAAAAATCGGAGAAGTTCTTGAAGGACTTTTAGAACAGGTAATGGACAACCAGCTTAAAAATACTAAAGACATATTGATTTATACTGCAAAAAATATGTAA
- a CDS encoding copper amine oxidase N-terminal domain-containing protein, whose protein sequence is MNLDTEAVMKDGRTYLPARAVLEAFGYDLSWSDASSTVYIKSK, encoded by the coding sequence GTGAACTTGGATACGGAAGCGGTTATGAAGGATGGAAGAACTTATTTGCCGGCAAGGGCAGTTCTGGAAGCATTTGGGTATGATTTATCCTGGAGTGATGCAAGCAGCACTGTTTATATAAAATCAAAATAA
- a CDS encoding methyl-accepting chemotaxis protein yields the protein MYKNLKIKHKLMISFAVVMAFFFIILFISVISVNSIEKGIHTFYYTEHKNSMKQMEIRESVERLNKEILMCIYNTNEKEQKKQAEMVEKSVELVMKDTNELKNNFEDQKLMKKLNICINKVLEQEMLVMAHSLKGNKNEAFVLFNSEYVQASEQLNAVLEEIGNMSDKSAANAFNKIISVKKYAITIMISVTVLCMILSIWSVMLLTSRIVKPIKQIMQASDNISQGILDYSLSKDSKDELGQVIKAFDHMSEVLKYIISHLKCLLSEMAQGNFSMDVDFEKKCIGDYEEIFLSLKNLSYNINGTLTGINLASEQVTTSSNHFFSDSQSFSKGAIEQAAATEELSAAIEQMEIQIELTSQNAQAANLLTEEVGAGLIESDKNMKDMLDSIAEIYDKSKEVIKIIKTIDDIAFQTNVLSLNAAVEAARAGTAGKGFSVVAEEVRRLARQSAEAAKSTTILINSSINAVKKGTYIAEKTAESMETVVKKSKKTEEMIDGISMASIQQSDSVKQLSSAIKQITSVVQTNSVTAEQSANASRELFERAEILKEQIAQFRLKEIC from the coding sequence ATGTATAAGAATTTAAAAATCAAACACAAACTGATGATATCATTTGCAGTTGTTATGGCATTCTTTTTTATTATTTTATTTATATCAGTCATTTCAGTTAATTCAATTGAAAAGGGCATTCATACCTTTTATTATACAGAACATAAAAACAGTATGAAACAAATGGAAATTAGAGAAAGCGTTGAGAGACTAAATAAAGAAATATTAATGTGCATATATAATACTAATGAAAAAGAGCAGAAAAAACAGGCAGAAATGGTGGAGAAATCGGTAGAGCTGGTTATGAAAGATACCAATGAACTAAAGAATAATTTTGAAGACCAGAAACTGATGAAAAAACTCAATATCTGTATCAATAAAGTTCTAGAGCAGGAAATGCTGGTGATGGCACATTCTCTTAAAGGAAATAAAAATGAAGCTTTTGTCTTATTTAATTCTGAATATGTTCAGGCCTCAGAGCAGCTGAATGCTGTTTTAGAAGAGATCGGAAATATGTCAGATAAATCAGCAGCAAATGCTTTCAATAAAATAATTTCTGTTAAAAAGTATGCCATTACTATCATGATATCTGTAACGGTACTATGTATGATTTTATCCATATGGTCCGTTATGCTTTTAACAAGCAGAATCGTCAAGCCAATAAAACAAATAATGCAGGCATCAGATAATATATCACAGGGAATTTTAGACTACAGCTTATCAAAAGATTCAAAGGACGAGCTAGGACAGGTGATAAAAGCTTTTGACCATATGTCAGAAGTTTTAAAATATATAATTTCACATTTAAAATGTCTCTTAAGTGAGATGGCACAGGGAAATTTTAGCATGGATGTTGATTTTGAAAAAAAGTGCATTGGAGATTACGAAGAGATTTTCTTATCTTTAAAGAATCTGAGTTACAATATTAATGGCACTCTTACTGGGATTAATCTGGCATCAGAGCAGGTAACAACCAGCTCCAACCATTTCTTTAGTGACTCCCAGTCTTTTTCCAAGGGAGCAATAGAGCAGGCGGCAGCCACAGAGGAGCTTTCAGCAGCAATTGAACAAATGGAAATCCAAATTGAATTAACTTCACAAAATGCACAGGCTGCTAACTTACTTACAGAAGAAGTTGGTGCAGGGTTGATTGAATCAGATAAAAACATGAAAGATATGCTGGATTCTATAGCAGAAATATATGATAAATCTAAAGAGGTGATAAAAATCATTAAGACCATTGATGATATTGCATTTCAGACTAATGTGCTTTCATTGAATGCTGCAGTAGAGGCTGCACGGGCTGGTACGGCAGGTAAAGGGTTTTCTGTAGTGGCGGAGGAAGTCCGCAGGCTTGCCAGGCAGTCTGCAGAAGCAGCAAAAAGCACTACTATTTTGATTAATAGTTCTATAAATGCAGTAAAGAAAGGGACCTATATAGCAGAAAAAACTGCTGAATCAATGGAAACAGTAGTGAAAAAATCTAAAAAGACAGAGGAAATGATAGATGGCATCTCTATGGCAAGTATACAGCAGTCAGATTCGGTAAAACAGCTGTCCTCAGCCATAAAGCAAATTACTTCCGTGGTGCAGACCAATTCTGTAACTGCAGAGCAATCTGCCAACGCCAGCAGAGAACTCTTTGAAAGAGCTGAAATTTTAAAAGAGCAGATCGCACAGTTTAGGTTAAAAGAAATATGCTGA